From Onychostoma macrolepis isolate SWU-2019 chromosome 19, ASM1243209v1, whole genome shotgun sequence, a single genomic window includes:
- the LOC131525134 gene encoding cyclin-dependent kinase 12-like, giving the protein MKGDTFEGTAVCSAEQAALEKLPEASLMKASESEAFDFTAKNRNMEKEKERQVKRKVKKEGEMNEGASHKDKAEKERETLSLEKIKDRGHVPQKKRQSAKLRKMQSLENLTEGGSEHREAGEKKKKKRKLKERKTTEPTPLLVEVKPQKTLVSPPVRSSFLTPIEGELPVFPSVSEDLPLPAARFRPLPPVTKPPMYPQKPAPAPEKVSLPCSSLQVDPPKPLAVPPRPTPAPDELFSLRRSQVRPSKQLVVPLSPIPESDEVADLQRSSTQVCPPSPVKPQPSTSSLVEPPPQLMLIDIEDEETEYVEYTGKTIRACDLSKSERPRPLEAEMKPRRMVAWLESDNEVLEEVWASEVVEVQGCEDEKANPDEMGDSKVIEGHLDDASQKKKELDEHMMKLFCVTSPEGPKNETQHNVNVQEEPKSKRKVPRFLFIWAEEKAKKKEEKTMRKEKERREKELLLERYRNDPKLKHLLINKHNRHYCSLSKHPLHL; this is encoded by the exons ATGAAGGGAGACACCTTTGAGGGCACAGCAGTGTGCAGCGCAGAGCAGGCGGCACTAGAGAAACTTCCAGAGGCATCGCTGATGAAGGCGAGTGAGAGTGAGGCCTTCGACTTCACTGCCAAAAACAGGAA tatggagaaagagaaggaaagaCAGGTGAAGAGAAAGGTGAAGAAGGAGGGAGAGATGAATGAGGGAGCAAGTCATAAAGACAAggcagaaaaagaaagagagacacTTAGCCTTGAAAAGATAAAGGATAGAGGACATGTGCCGCAGAAAAAAAGACAGTCTGCCAAATTAAGAAAGATGCAGAGTCTAGAAAATTTGACGGAGGGAGGAAGTGAGCATAGAGAGGctggagaaaagaaaaagaagaagagaaaacTGAAGGAACGAAAGACCACTGAGCCAACTCCGCTTCTTGTGGAGGTCAAACCTCAGAAAACTCTAGTCAGTCCTCCAGTGAGATCTTCCTTCTTGACGCCAATAGAAGGAGAACTTCCAGTGTTTCCAAGTGTCTCTGAAGACCTTCCTCTACCAGCTGCTCGCTTCAGGCCCCTGCCGCCAGTGACCAAACCGCCCATGTATCCTCAAAAGCCAGCTCCTGCACCAGAGAAAGTGTCCCTGCCATGTTCTTCTCTTCAAGTGGATCCTCCTAAACCGTTGGCAGTTCCTCCACGTCCCACTCCAGCACCTGATGAACTGTTTTCCCTCCGACGCTCCCAAGTGAGGCCTTCCAAACAACTGGTGGTTCCTCTGAGCCCCATTCCTGAATCTGATGAAGTTGCTGATCTGCAACGTTCTTCAACTCAAGTGTGTCCTCCCAGCCCGGTGAAGCCTCAGCCGTCCACTTCTTCCCTGGTTGAGCCGCCTCCACAACTCATGCTCATCGACATAGAGGATGAGGAGACCGAGTATGTGGAGTACACAGGGAAGACCATTCGGGCCTGTGACTTATCCAAGTCTGAACGCCCCCGACCGCTGGAGGCTGAAATGAAACCGAGACGGATGGTTGCTTGGTTGGAGAGTGACAACGAGGTGCTGGAGGAAGTGTGGGCGAGTGAAGTGGTGGAGGTCCAGGGATGTGAGGACGAGAAAGCTAACCCTGATGAAATGGGAGACTCCAAGGTCATAGAAGGGCATTTGGATGATGCCTCTCAGAAAAAGAAGGAGTTGGATGAGCACATGATGAAGCTGTTCTGTGTAACCTCTCCTGAAGGTCCCAAAAATGAGACCCAGCACAATGTGAATGTCCAGGAAGAGCCAAAGAGCAAGAGAAAAGTGCCACGTTTTCTGTTCATCTGGGCAGAAGAGAAGGCCAAGAAAAAGGAGGAGAAGACAATGAGGAAGGAGAAGGAGCGAAGAGAAAAAGAGTTGCTGCTTGAACGCTACAGGAACGATCCAAAACTGAAGCACTTGTTGATCAATAAGCACAACCGCCACTACTGCTCCCTTTCCAAACATCCTCTTCACCTTTAA